A stretch of DNA from Triticum dicoccoides isolate Atlit2015 ecotype Zavitan chromosome 2A, WEW_v2.0, whole genome shotgun sequence:
TACTGGGCAAGCTCTGTGGACGGAACGTATCATCTGGTGTCCAAGCTCTTGCATTGCTACGAATAGGCTCTGTTCTTTTTGATGTATTTGCCAGAGGTGCCGACTCACTTGTAGCTGCTGGGGGCATCGTGGTACCTAAACTCTGGTGGCAATGACTGTTATCATCGACTGAAAGTGCATCAGCAACAGCTTCCCAATCATCCAGCACCCCGTTTTCCTCCTCAGGGCCACTGCCCGTGTCATCATCCTCGGCATCACTCACGCTCCTGGAACTGGACCATAGACTGCTCACACTGCTGAGGCTGGGGCCACCTCCATTGCTGGAGCAGCGCTTACTCTGAGCACAGCCTCCACCTCGAGAGTTGTCTGAACAAGGGCTGTGCATGGGGGAGTCAAGGTCGCTGCCGCCTACTTCATGCCCGGTAGCTCCAGCATCCTCCTTGTCATCCTCCAGAACACCACCCCTTGACCTTGCATCGGCACGCCGCCTGGGGAGTGGAGGGTGTGGCGAAGCAAGGATTGGCGACCCAGCATTCGACCCTGCCCCTGATCCTGCGCCCGCTggcaaaggcttggccgtggcctcCTTCCCATCCTTGACTAGACCAATCCAAAACGCAAAAAGATCAGAATTTGAACCCAAAATATCATGTTGAATAAAAGCTATCAATTTGTAGCACCTAGATCACCCCTGTGCCGAAATAATCAGATTCCCCTAAGTATCCAAACTCCCCCATAGGCACCCAAAGACGAGAGACGCAACTAGGATACACAGTGCAGAGATCCCAACTTCCGGGATTGGCAAGGGAAAAGACCAAGAATACATAAAAGAATACATGAGCAGGCACGAGATCAGACCTTGCGACAGCCACTGCTCGCGGCGGGCGTCGAGCTTGCACTGCTTCAGCTTGGCCGACGAGCGGTTACCCTGCGGGACACGAAAAA
This window harbors:
- the LOC119355403 gene encoding uncharacterized protein LOC119355403, translating into MGYDGAPSPASAAARDAKKKRGNRSSAKLKQCKLDARREQWLSQVKDGKEATAKPLPAGAGSGAGSNAGSPILASPHPPLPRRRADARSRGGVLEDDKEDAGATGHEVGGSDLDSPMHSPCSDNSRGGGCAQSKRCSSNGGGPSLSSVSSLWSSSRSVSDAEDDDTGSGPEEENGVLDDWEAVADALSVDDNSHCHQSLGTTMPPAATSESAPLANTSKRTEPIRSNARAWTPDDTFRPQSLPSISKQSSFPARIGNCWGMGMSAAHQSILSMPLSCPICYEDLDPTDSSFLPCPCGFHLCLFCHKRILEADARCPGCRKLYNSGSAGEGAPTPVRLSRSCSMGPRH